GGTAGTGCTGCTGAAAGGGTACGTGTTGCAAGTCGCCAGCGGCACGTGGGCTCCAACCGCATCAATGGCGCAGGCCCGCAGCGGAGCTTCCGCCGTTTTGCTTCAAACTGGCGCCATCCTGATTACCGGAGGCGATGGAGCCAGCGGCCTGTTGGCCGACGCTGAATTATTCAGCACCGACGGAACTTTTTCTGC
This DNA window, taken from Candidatus Acidiferrales bacterium, encodes the following:
- a CDS encoding kelch repeat-containing protein, with protein sequence MKRALKLVCLLAAVLCAVVLLKGYVLQVASGTWAPTASMAQARSGASAVLLQTGAILITGGDGASGLLADAELFSTDGTFSA